The following coding sequences are from one Danio rerio strain Tuebingen ecotype United States chromosome 21, GRCz12tu, whole genome shotgun sequence window:
- the f2rl1.1 gene encoding proteinase-activated receptor 2 isoform X1 gives MAHGLIWISALLLFIAVNLSSQTSINPNWDRGFTGEETKEGVSVTSTALGVLNSKLTQIFFPVLYIIVFSVGLPTNAMAIWVFLFRTKKKHPSSIFMANLALADLLFVIWIPLKIAYHFNGNHWIFGEALCKVLVGFFYGNMYCSTAFIACISVQRYWAIVHPLSQQKRNNRLAVCVSVCVWLVVWALTVPLYLYDQTVKVTNMDIVTCHDVTRPSQSLYPCIYFLTMGVVGFVVPCLVCIVSNVQMLRALKSSMNDPSIVQKRKKAIILIVTVLVMFLVCFTPSNIMVMVHYALLFNGVKNSGYGFYITTLCLASLNSCVDPFVYYFISDEFREHVRNTFLCRSERTAQRMRVSFSALKYSKKSSTYTSDSGNTQSSSY, from the exons ATGGCGCACGGACTGATCTGGATTTCGGCTTTGCTTCTGTTCATCGCCGTGAACCTGTCTAGTCAAA CAAGCATTAACCCTAATTGGGATCGAGGCTTTACTGGTGAAGAAACTAAGGAAGGTGTATCGGTGACCTCCACTGCTCTTGGTGTATTGAACAGCAAGCTCACGCAGATCTTCTTCCCCGTGCTCTACATCATCGTCTTCAGTGTGGGCTTGCCCACCAATGCCATGGCCATCTGGGTGTTTCTCTTTAGAACCAAGAAGAAGCACCCATCATCCATTTTTATGGCCAACCTAGCACTGGCCGACCTTCTCTTTGTAATCTGGATCCCTTTGAAAATTGCTTATCATTTTAATGGGAATCATTGGATCTTCGGAGAAGCCTTGTGTAAAGTGCTAGTAGGATTTTTCTACGGCAATATGTACTGTTCCACAGCTTTCATCGCATGCATTAGCGTCCAGAGGTACTGGGCCATTGTGCATCCACTTTCCCAGCAGAAGAGGAACAACAGGTTGGcggtgtgtgtgtcagtgtgcgtGTGGCTGGTCGTGTGGGCTTTAACCGTGCCTCTGTATCTTTACGACCAGACCGTGAAGGTCACCAACATGGATATAGTCACCTGCCATGATGTCACTCGACCCAGCCAATCACTTTACCCCTGCATCTACTTCCTGACCATGGGAGTTGTGGGATTTGTAGTTCCCTGCCTAGTGTGTATAGTGTCAAACGTGCAGATGCTGCGCGCCCTGAAGAGCTCGATGAATGATCCCAGCATCGTTCAGAAGAGAAAAAAGGCTATCATCCTTATTGTGACGGTGCTGGTGATGTTTCTAGTGTGCTTCACGCCTAGTAACATCATGGTGATGGTGCATTACGCTCTGCTGTTTAATGGAGTGAAGAACAGCGGTTATGGTTTCTACATCACCACGCTGTGCTTGGCCAGTCTGAACAGCTGTGTTGATCCATTCGTGTATTATTTTATCTCGGATGAATTCAGGGAGCATGTTAGAAACACTTTTCTTTGCCGAAGTGAGCGCACTGCCCAGAGAATGCGAGTTTCTTTTAGTGCGCTGAAGTATTCGAAGAAAAGCAGCACGTACACATCAGACTCTGGAAACACACAGAGCAGTTCCTATTGA
- the LOC100149161 gene encoding proteinase-activated receptor 1-like isoform X3: MQFVPIFVTLKVANDGFESSFGVMTENNETMDELYEDDDYYYYHQGYDEDYSGNYSTTVSLNMPSPKHPETDSSEGSFECTEQPDEQPDPIVYPVPTQNFDPVIKESSGSSPEWLDEQESSGSTIKVKTSSHKISPISGVLMYFPPPQPKRSLCTRKIRIKTTLILEPTHTSVDAVEFLKGTLVTRFMPSFYIIIILLSLPLNALALVTFTCRIREKKPAVIYMSHLACVDLLFALLLPLKIHYQLNASDWLFGEAACRVLTAAYYCYMYCSILLMMCMSVDRLLGVALPIASLTWRNARKASFICALVWLLALAGTVPILLMRQTVKIEDVGITCHDMMKANDKASSYYAYLFSILSCLYFFLPLVITLVSYSTIIYVLSVKSDRISSSFSNKRRAVIMTISVLTEFVVCFAPTHGILLYHCIRLARRGETGEGNSSYAAYMLAVCLGSASVFLDPLLYYYGSSHYRQLIKSVFWCKKAKKRSHRLP, from the exons ATGCAGTTTGTTCCGATATTTGTGACTTTAAAGGTAGCAAATG ATGGCTTTGAAAGCAGCTTTGGTGTTATGACGGAAAATAACGAGACAATGGATGAGTTGTATgaggatgatgattattattattatcatcaaggcTATGATGAAGATTATTCCGGAAACTATTCCACAACTGTTTCCCTGAACATGCCCAGCCCAAAACATCCAG agACAGACAGCTCTGAGGGCAGCTTTGAATGTACCGAGCAACCAGATGAGCAACCAGATCCCATTGTGTATCCAGTTCCAACCCAAAACTTCGATCCCGTTATTAAAG AAAGCTCTGGGAGCAGCCCTGAATGGCTCGATGAGCAAG AGAGCTCTGGGAGCACAATTAAAGTGAAGACATCATCACACAAGATTTCACCCATTTCAG GAGTGTTAATGTACTTTCCGCCACCACAACCTAAACGGTCACTTTGTACACGCAAGATCCGAATCAAAACGACACTAATCCTTGAGCCAACACACACCTCAGTTGATGCTGTTGAGTTCCTGAAAGGCACGCTGGTCACCCGCTTCATGCCGTCCTtctacatcatcatcatcctcctcagTTTGCCTCTGAACGCTTTGGCTTTGGTGACGTTCACCTGCAGGATCAGAGAAAAGAAACCAGCGGTGATCTACATGTCTCACCTGGCGTGTGTGGATCTGCTCTTCGCCCTGCTGCTGCCTCTGAAGATCCACTACCAGCTGAacgcttctgattggctgtttggtGAGGCGGCGTGTCGTGTGCTCACTGCAGCTTATTACTGCTACATGTACTGCTCCATACTGCTGATGATGTGCATGAGTGTGGACAGACTGCTGGGTGTTGCGCTTCCCATCGCTTCTTTAACCTGGAGAAATGCGAGGAAAGCCTCGTTCATATGCGCATTAGTCTGGCTGCTGGCGCTCGCTGGTACTGTGCCAATACTTTTAATGAGACAAACAGTTAAGATTGAAGATGTAGGCATCACTTGTCATGATATGATGAAGGCCAATGACAAAGCATCGTCATATTATGCATACCTGTTTTCCATCCTCTCCTGCCTGTATTTCTTCTTGCCGCTGGTCATCACTTTAGTGAGCTACTCCACCATCATATATGTGCTCAGTGTAAAGTCTGACCGCATTTCTTCATCTTTCTCCAACAAAAGGAGAGCTGTGATCATGACTATTTCTGTGCTGACGGAGTTTGTGGTGTGTTTTGCTCCAACCCATGGCATCTTGTTGTATCACTGCATTCGTTTAGCAAGAAGAGGTGAAACCGGTGAAGGAAATTCATCATATGCTGCTTACATGTTGGCTGTGTGTTTGGGGAGCGCAAGTGTTTTTCTAGACCCACTTCTGTACTACTATGGTTCATCTCATTACAGACAGCTAATCAAATCTGTGTTTTGGTGCAAGAAGGCAAAAAAAAGGAGCCATCGTCTACCATAG
- the LOC100149161 gene encoding proteinase-activated receptor 1-like isoform X1, producing the protein MVVKMLLFCMIVPHIYDGFESSFGVMTENNETMDELYEDDDYYYYHQGYDEDYSGNYSTTVSLNMPSPKHPETDSSEGSFECTEQPDEQPDPIVYPVPTQNFDPVIKESSGSSPEWLDEQESSGSTIKVKTSSHKISPISGVLMYFPPPQPKRSLCTRKIRIKTTLILEPTHTSVDAVEFLKGTLVTRFMPSFYIIIILLSLPLNALALVTFTCRIREKKPAVIYMSHLACVDLLFALLLPLKIHYQLNASDWLFGEAACRVLTAAYYCYMYCSILLMMCMSVDRLLGVALPIASLTWRNARKASFICALVWLLALAGTVPILLMRQTVKIEDVGITCHDMMKANDKASSYYAYLFSILSCLYFFLPLVITLVSYSTIIYVLSVKSDRISSSFSNKRRAVIMTISVLTEFVVCFAPTHGILLYHCIRLARRGETGEGNSSYAAYMLAVCLGSASVFLDPLLYYYGSSHYRQLIKSVFWCKKAKKRSHRLP; encoded by the exons ATGGTGGTCAAAATGCTCTTATTTTGTATGATAGTCCCCCATATCTATG ATGGCTTTGAAAGCAGCTTTGGTGTTATGACGGAAAATAACGAGACAATGGATGAGTTGTATgaggatgatgattattattattatcatcaaggcTATGATGAAGATTATTCCGGAAACTATTCCACAACTGTTTCCCTGAACATGCCCAGCCCAAAACATCCAG agACAGACAGCTCTGAGGGCAGCTTTGAATGTACCGAGCAACCAGATGAGCAACCAGATCCCATTGTGTATCCAGTTCCAACCCAAAACTTCGATCCCGTTATTAAAG AAAGCTCTGGGAGCAGCCCTGAATGGCTCGATGAGCAAG AGAGCTCTGGGAGCACAATTAAAGTGAAGACATCATCACACAAGATTTCACCCATTTCAG GAGTGTTAATGTACTTTCCGCCACCACAACCTAAACGGTCACTTTGTACACGCAAGATCCGAATCAAAACGACACTAATCCTTGAGCCAACACACACCTCAGTTGATGCTGTTGAGTTCCTGAAAGGCACGCTGGTCACCCGCTTCATGCCGTCCTtctacatcatcatcatcctcctcagTTTGCCTCTGAACGCTTTGGCTTTGGTGACGTTCACCTGCAGGATCAGAGAAAAGAAACCAGCGGTGATCTACATGTCTCACCTGGCGTGTGTGGATCTGCTCTTCGCCCTGCTGCTGCCTCTGAAGATCCACTACCAGCTGAacgcttctgattggctgtttggtGAGGCGGCGTGTCGTGTGCTCACTGCAGCTTATTACTGCTACATGTACTGCTCCATACTGCTGATGATGTGCATGAGTGTGGACAGACTGCTGGGTGTTGCGCTTCCCATCGCTTCTTTAACCTGGAGAAATGCGAGGAAAGCCTCGTTCATATGCGCATTAGTCTGGCTGCTGGCGCTCGCTGGTACTGTGCCAATACTTTTAATGAGACAAACAGTTAAGATTGAAGATGTAGGCATCACTTGTCATGATATGATGAAGGCCAATGACAAAGCATCGTCATATTATGCATACCTGTTTTCCATCCTCTCCTGCCTGTATTTCTTCTTGCCGCTGGTCATCACTTTAGTGAGCTACTCCACCATCATATATGTGCTCAGTGTAAAGTCTGACCGCATTTCTTCATCTTTCTCCAACAAAAGGAGAGCTGTGATCATGACTATTTCTGTGCTGACGGAGTTTGTGGTGTGTTTTGCTCCAACCCATGGCATCTTGTTGTATCACTGCATTCGTTTAGCAAGAAGAGGTGAAACCGGTGAAGGAAATTCATCATATGCTGCTTACATGTTGGCTGTGTGTTTGGGGAGCGCAAGTGTTTTTCTAGACCCACTTCTGTACTACTATGGTTCATCTCATTACAGACAGCTAATCAAATCTGTGTTTTGGTGCAAGAAGGCAAAAAAAAGGAGCCATCGTCTACCATAG
- the LOC100149161 gene encoding proteinase-activated receptor 1-like isoform X2 has translation MLLLARKCWSEHGVGSPYLPLHPTQQQVALSEKTLGLEVQICARRSERAVGSPGMQLHLLVSGHGFDHFDNGFESSFGVMTENNETMDELYEDDDYYYYHQGYDEDYSGNYSTTVSLNMPSPKHPETDSSEGSFECTEQPDEQPDPIVYPVPTQNFDPVIKESSGSSPEWLDEQESSGSTIKVKTSSHKISPISGVLMYFPPPQPKRSLCTRKIRIKTTLILEPTHTSVDAVEFLKGTLVTRFMPSFYIIIILLSLPLNALALVTFTCRIREKKPAVIYMSHLACVDLLFALLLPLKIHYQLNASDWLFGEAACRVLTAAYYCYMYCSILLMMCMSVDRLLGVALPIASLTWRNARKASFICALVWLLALAGTVPILLMRQTVKIEDVGITCHDMMKANDKASSYYAYLFSILSCLYFFLPLVITLVSYSTIIYVLSVKSDRISSSFSNKRRAVIMTISVLTEFVVCFAPTHGILLYHCIRLARRGETGEGNSSYAAYMLAVCLGSASVFLDPLLYYYGSSHYRQLIKSVFWCKKAKKRSHRLP, from the exons ATGTTGCTACTTGCTAGAAAGTGCTGGTCTGAGCATGGAGTTGGGTCTCCGTACCTGCCGCTTCACCCAACCCAACAGCAAgtggcactgtctgagaaaacGTTAGGTCTGGAAGTTCAGATCTGTGCGcgcaggtctgagcgtgcagttgggtctccgggcATGCAGCTTCACCTACtcgtttcaggacacggattcgATCATTTCGACA ATGGCTTTGAAAGCAGCTTTGGTGTTATGACGGAAAATAACGAGACAATGGATGAGTTGTATgaggatgatgattattattattatcatcaaggcTATGATGAAGATTATTCCGGAAACTATTCCACAACTGTTTCCCTGAACATGCCCAGCCCAAAACATCCAG agACAGACAGCTCTGAGGGCAGCTTTGAATGTACCGAGCAACCAGATGAGCAACCAGATCCCATTGTGTATCCAGTTCCAACCCAAAACTTCGATCCCGTTATTAAAG AAAGCTCTGGGAGCAGCCCTGAATGGCTCGATGAGCAAG AGAGCTCTGGGAGCACAATTAAAGTGAAGACATCATCACACAAGATTTCACCCATTTCAG GAGTGTTAATGTACTTTCCGCCACCACAACCTAAACGGTCACTTTGTACACGCAAGATCCGAATCAAAACGACACTAATCCTTGAGCCAACACACACCTCAGTTGATGCTGTTGAGTTCCTGAAAGGCACGCTGGTCACCCGCTTCATGCCGTCCTtctacatcatcatcatcctcctcagTTTGCCTCTGAACGCTTTGGCTTTGGTGACGTTCACCTGCAGGATCAGAGAAAAGAAACCAGCGGTGATCTACATGTCTCACCTGGCGTGTGTGGATCTGCTCTTCGCCCTGCTGCTGCCTCTGAAGATCCACTACCAGCTGAacgcttctgattggctgtttggtGAGGCGGCGTGTCGTGTGCTCACTGCAGCTTATTACTGCTACATGTACTGCTCCATACTGCTGATGATGTGCATGAGTGTGGACAGACTGCTGGGTGTTGCGCTTCCCATCGCTTCTTTAACCTGGAGAAATGCGAGGAAAGCCTCGTTCATATGCGCATTAGTCTGGCTGCTGGCGCTCGCTGGTACTGTGCCAATACTTTTAATGAGACAAACAGTTAAGATTGAAGATGTAGGCATCACTTGTCATGATATGATGAAGGCCAATGACAAAGCATCGTCATATTATGCATACCTGTTTTCCATCCTCTCCTGCCTGTATTTCTTCTTGCCGCTGGTCATCACTTTAGTGAGCTACTCCACCATCATATATGTGCTCAGTGTAAAGTCTGACCGCATTTCTTCATCTTTCTCCAACAAAAGGAGAGCTGTGATCATGACTATTTCTGTGCTGACGGAGTTTGTGGTGTGTTTTGCTCCAACCCATGGCATCTTGTTGTATCACTGCATTCGTTTAGCAAGAAGAGGTGAAACCGGTGAAGGAAATTCATCATATGCTGCTTACATGTTGGCTGTGTGTTTGGGGAGCGCAAGTGTTTTTCTAGACCCACTTCTGTACTACTATGGTTCATCTCATTACAGACAGCTAATCAAATCTGTGTTTTGGTGCAAGAAGGCAAAAAAAAGGAGCCATCGTCTACCATAG
- the LOC100149161 gene encoding uncharacterized protein isoform X4 translates to MVVKMLLFCMIVPHIYDGFESSFGVMTENNETMDELYEDDDYYYYHQGYDEDYSGNYSTTVSLNMPSPKHPETDSSEGSFECTEQPDEQPDPIVYPVPTQNFDPVIKESSGSSPEWLDEQESSGSTIKVKTSSHKISPISGCGGSSLRREPQTSLSPDTSSSLPESL, encoded by the exons ATGGTGGTCAAAATGCTCTTATTTTGTATGATAGTCCCCCATATCTATG ATGGCTTTGAAAGCAGCTTTGGTGTTATGACGGAAAATAACGAGACAATGGATGAGTTGTATgaggatgatgattattattattatcatcaaggcTATGATGAAGATTATTCCGGAAACTATTCCACAACTGTTTCCCTGAACATGCCCAGCCCAAAACATCCAG agACAGACAGCTCTGAGGGCAGCTTTGAATGTACCGAGCAACCAGATGAGCAACCAGATCCCATTGTGTATCCAGTTCCAACCCAAAACTTCGATCCCGTTATTAAAG AAAGCTCTGGGAGCAGCCCTGAATGGCTCGATGAGCAAG AGAGCTCTGGGAGCACAATTAAAGTGAAGACATCATCACACAAGATTTCACCCATTTCAG GTTGTGGAGGCAGCAGTCTAAGGAGGGAACCCCAGACTTCCttatccccagacacttcctccagcttgcCAGAATCTCTTTGA